In a single window of the Pseudobacteroides sp. genome:
- a CDS encoding type IV pilus twitching motility protein PilT, producing MNLNYLLQQTVINNASDLHLCTGVSPVIRIHGDLIYLNEPVLTAQDCERMAKQCLSSDLFNNLVETGEVDASYSLPGIARFRINIFRQRGSYAIAARTIPTEIPKIEDLGLPEITAELAMKQRGLVLLTGPTGSGKSTTLAAMIDYINNRKKCHIITIEDPIEFLHKHNRSIINQREIGGDTKTYSNAMRAVLREDPDVILIGEMRDQETISTALTAAETGHLVLSTLHTVGSAKTIDRIIDVFPPYQQSQVRSQLSTVLMGIISQQLIKRADGRGRLLATEVMIWTPAIANLIRESRTPQINTCIHTGSQFGMHSMDSCVANLYRSKLIDFESACQYALDIDNLKKLLST from the coding sequence ATGAATCTGAATTATTTGCTACAGCAGACAGTTATAAATAATGCATCTGACCTTCACTTATGTACCGGAGTATCACCGGTTATAAGAATACATGGGGATCTTATATATTTAAATGAGCCTGTATTGACGGCTCAAGACTGCGAAAGAATGGCTAAGCAATGCCTTTCAAGTGATTTGTTTAACAATCTGGTTGAGACAGGAGAGGTTGATGCATCATATTCTCTTCCTGGTATAGCAAGATTCAGAATAAATATATTCAGGCAAAGAGGAAGTTATGCAATAGCAGCGAGAACAATTCCTACTGAAATACCTAAAATTGAAGACCTGGGTTTGCCTGAAATAACTGCCGAGCTGGCGATGAAGCAAAGAGGTCTGGTCCTTCTGACAGGGCCTACAGGAAGCGGTAAGTCTACTACACTTGCAGCAATGATAGATTATATCAATAATAGGAAAAAATGTCACATTATTACAATAGAGGATCCCATAGAGTTTTTACATAAACATAACAGAAGTATTATCAACCAAAGAGAAATCGGCGGTGATACAAAGACTTATTCAAATGCCATGAGGGCTGTATTAAGAGAAGACCCTGACGTAATACTCATAGGAGAGATGCGTGACCAAGAAACAATATCTACAGCACTTACTGCAGCAGAAACAGGTCACCTTGTACTGTCAACATTACATACGGTAGGCTCTGCAAAAACAATTGACAGAATTATTGACGTATTTCCTCCATATCAGCAGTCTCAGGTAAGAAGCCAGCTTTCAACTGTTCTTATGGGAATTATTTCACAGCAGCTCATAAAAAGAGCTGATGGAAGAGGAAGATTATTAGCAACTGAAGTCATGATATGGACACCAGCAATAGCCAATCTGATACGTGAGTCCCGTACTCCGCAGATTAATACCTGTATACATACAGGTTCCCAGTTTGGAATGCACTCAATGGACTCATGTGTTGCAAACCTTTATAGATCAAAGCTGATAGACTTTGAAAGTGCTTGTCAATATGCACTTGATATAGATAATTTGAAAAAACTGCTCTCTACATAA
- the pilM gene encoding type IV pilus assembly protein PilM — MALQFFSSDFMTIDIGFRYIKIIQLRKKKNNDLIVINYGIGDTPKGCIKNGAIKDKARVVSEIKRVIDEHDLSAKEAKIVVSGTNIITRIIMVDKVEEKEVDKKVWSEIHNFLPINFDEHRVGYKLLDIVNDGGKEKMRVFVTAVAKNIINSYIEILKELKLKPVSVDIPANSISKFFQKDIEFKETDILSRKQRFPKTSTNTVAVIDLGSETTIVNILKNKIPEFNRVVLLGSSNIDQVIMEQLTLDSRDTEKAERYKKMYGMVAYRDPNNDLEWQCSECSKKVIGEITKNIKMCFNFYIDRCGGEQISKIFLVGGGSKLKGIREYFEEAFGVPTYPINYVDVRGIEFAPELNIEKINYLINAIGIAL, encoded by the coding sequence ATGGCATTGCAATTTTTCTCAAGTGATTTTATGACCATTGACATAGGGTTCCGGTACATAAAAATAATTCAGCTCAGAAAAAAGAAAAATAATGATTTAATTGTAATCAACTATGGTATAGGAGATACCCCAAAGGGGTGTATTAAGAATGGGGCAATTAAAGATAAGGCAAGAGTTGTTTCTGAGATTAAGAGAGTCATTGATGAGCATGATCTAAGTGCTAAAGAAGCTAAGATAGTTGTATCAGGTACAAATATTATTACCAGAATAATAATGGTTGATAAGGTTGAAGAAAAGGAAGTTGACAAAAAGGTATGGTCTGAAATTCACAATTTTCTTCCGATAAATTTTGATGAGCACCGTGTGGGTTATAAGTTGCTGGACATTGTTAATGACGGCGGCAAGGAGAAAATGAGAGTATTTGTAACAGCTGTAGCTAAAAATATAATAAACAGTTACATAGAGATACTAAAGGAGCTTAAGTTGAAGCCGGTCTCAGTTGATATTCCGGCGAACAGCATATCGAAATTTTTCCAAAAGGATATAGAGTTTAAAGAAACTGATATATTATCAAGAAAACAGAGGTTTCCAAAGACATCTACCAATACAGTGGCGGTTATTGATTTAGGATCGGAAACCACAATAGTGAATATTCTTAAAAACAAAATTCCCGAATTTAATAGGGTTGTGCTCTTAGGTAGCAGTAATATAGATCAGGTTATTATGGAACAACTCACTTTAGACAGTCGTGATACTGAAAAGGCAGAAAGATACAAAAAGATGTATGGAATGGTAGCTTACAGAGATCCAAATAACGATCTTGAATGGCAGTGTAGTGAATGTTCCAAAAAAGTAATCGGTGAAATAACAAAGAATATAAAAATGTGCTTTAATTTTTACATAGATAGATGCGGTGGAGAACAAATAAGCAAGATATTTCTCGTAGGAGGCGGTTCAAAGCTTAAAGGAATAAGGGAGTATTTTGAAGAAGCCTTCGGCGTACCTACTTATCCAATAAACTATGTTGATGTCAGAGGAATTGAATTTGCACCGGAGCTAAACATTGAAAAGATAAATTACCTTATAAACGCCATAGGTATAGCATTATAA
- a CDS encoding type II secretion system F family protein has translation MPLYTYRVKNESGKIFTGEAKVERESDLSAMLIERGYSVVEIKEKNAFTDISQIKIFQKRVTIKDLSIFSRQFAIILEAGIPIAACLDILKEQTTNPTLKRVITDIGDDIKKGISLSASMKKQTDIFPGLFVTMVEAGEVSGQLDKVFNRLAEQMEKQYKLNQKIKSAMTYPIIVVSIAVIVVIILMAFVVPSFTSALGDFGVEMPIFTKILIAVSGFFKMFWWAVFLAIGGTVFFLRSYSKTKNGKRFFGSLAIRLPVIKIVVKNTITARFTRTLGTLIASGVMLIQSMEVVQNVIGNAAISEAFDEVISEIKKGRGLSQPLASMKFFPPMVMSMIKVGEESGDLDFSLNKCADFYDEEVEVSLKMMTDFINPAIIMVLAVLVGFIVLSVLYPMLSIYQNIE, from the coding sequence ATGCCGTTATATACTTATCGGGTCAAAAATGAATCAGGTAAGATTTTCACAGGTGAGGCCAAGGTTGAAAGAGAGTCAGACCTTTCCGCAATGCTTATTGAAAGAGGCTACTCAGTAGTCGAGATCAAGGAAAAAAACGCTTTTACAGATATATCGCAGATAAAGATATTTCAAAAGAGAGTTACAATAAAGGATTTATCGATTTTTTCAAGACAGTTTGCTATTATACTTGAAGCAGGGATACCAATAGCAGCATGTTTGGATATCTTAAAGGAGCAAACAACCAACCCTACATTAAAGAGGGTTATAACAGATATAGGTGATGATATAAAAAAGGGTATTTCGCTGTCGGCTTCAATGAAAAAACAAACCGACATATTTCCCGGATTATTTGTAACAATGGTAGAAGCCGGTGAAGTCAGCGGTCAGTTGGACAAGGTTTTTAACAGGCTGGCGGAGCAGATGGAAAAGCAGTACAAGTTAAATCAAAAAATAAAGAGTGCAATGACTTATCCTATCATAGTGGTTTCAATAGCAGTAATAGTTGTAATAATCCTTATGGCATTCGTTGTTCCTTCCTTCACATCAGCATTAGGTGATTTTGGTGTTGAGATGCCTATATTTACTAAGATACTAATCGCTGTAAGCGGTTTCTTCAAGATGTTTTGGTGGGCGGTATTTCTTGCAATTGGAGGCACAGTCTTCTTTTTAAGATCATATTCAAAAACCAAAAACGGAAAAAGGTTTTTTGGAAGTCTCGCAATAAGGCTTCCAGTAATAAAGATTGTTGTTAAGAATACAATAACTGCCAGATTCACAAGAACACTAGGTACCCTAATAGCAAGTGGGGTAATGCTTATACAGTCGATGGAAGTTGTACAGAATGTTATAGGTAATGCAGCAATTTCGGAAGCATTTGACGAAGTTATTTCTGAAATAAAGAAGGGAAGAGGTCTTAGCCAGCCTCTTGCGTCAATGAAGTTTTTCCCGCCCATGGTCATGTCTATGATTAAAGTAGGGGAAGAATCGGGAGATCTGGATTTTTCATTAAATAAATGTGCTGATTTCTATGACGAAGAGGTTGAAGTTTCATTGAAAATGATGACTGATTTTATCAACCCAGCTATTATAATGGTGTTGGCAGTGCTAGTTGGATTTATAGTATTAAGTGTTCTGTATCCAATGCTTTCTATATATCAGAACATCGAATAA
- a CDS encoding type II secretion system protein → MKKMLKSKKGFSLIELLIVVAILAILAAISINLFGGVLNKQKDKSDQGAASYLQTAIQTYIAETDDSDLSGIGGESAGFDAIVTALADTIDYDADGDGTAETYGPYLNADKAKLSAKGAFLNVKVDSANQVVTVTVDKTIVSNAIDVTP, encoded by the coding sequence ATGAAAAAAATGTTAAAGAGTAAAAAAGGTTTTTCATTAATCGAGTTATTGATAGTTGTTGCTATACTGGCAATCCTTGCTGCAATCAGTATAAACTTATTTGGTGGTGTTTTAAACAAACAGAAGGATAAATCAGATCAGGGTGCTGCAAGTTATTTACAGACTGCTATTCAGACTTACATAGCTGAAACTGATGATTCAGATTTGAGCGGAATAGGTGGTGAGTCAGCAGGATTCGATGCTATTGTTACAGCATTAGCAGATACAATAGATTATGATGCAGATGGTGATGGTACAGCTGAAACCTATGGTCCTTATTTAAATGCGGATAAAGCAAAGCTAAGTGCAAAAGGTGCTTTCTTAAATGTAAAAGTTGATTCAGCTAATCAGGTTGTTACTGTTACAGTTGATAAAACAATAGTTAGTAATGCTATAGATGTTACTCCATAA
- a CDS encoding type II secretion system protein — translation MGKLTRSKKGFTIVELIISVTLLAIITVPLMAGFANIALINKLTRNQIEINAVARQVQQEVIDIVKKGGAAEDVNGNSVNIKNTDVSNIKVGQASTENAIFKYDVDYIAPTSSGVNEYIITLYKKKGTDFKVVQRFKVYVSI, via the coding sequence ATGGGGAAACTAACAAGAAGCAAAAAGGGTTTTACAATAGTGGAGTTGATTATATCTGTAACACTACTGGCAATTATTACAGTTCCTCTAATGGCTGGGTTTGCAAATATTGCTTTGATAAATAAACTTACGAGAAACCAAATAGAGATAAATGCTGTTGCAAGGCAAGTTCAGCAGGAAGTAATAGATATTGTAAAAAAAGGCGGAGCAGCTGAGGATGTAAATGGTAATAGTGTGAATATAAAAAATACGGATGTTAGTAATATTAAAGTTGGGCAGGCAAGTACTGAAAATGCAATTTTTAAGTACGATGTAGACTATATAGCTCCAACTTCTAGTGGTGTAAATGAATATATTATAACTTTATATAAAAAAAAGGGAACGGATTTTAAAGTAGTACAGAGATTCAAGGTATACGTATCGATATGA
- the tnpA gene encoding IS66 family insertion sequence element accessory protein TnpA yields the protein MAQRKSETIWKQTIASCKASGLSARQWCEKNNIRLSTYKYWLTRLNKQKSSATDICWAEMKIPEEMIRHPGSANVTIRYDNFVLDIHEKTDLQLLAAVLKTLRSTC from the coding sequence ATGGCACAACGAAAATCCGAGACAATATGGAAGCAGACAATTGCAAGTTGCAAAGCCAGTGGCTTGTCTGCTAGGCAATGGTGTGAAAAAAACAATATAAGATTGTCAACGTACAAATATTGGCTTACAAGACTCAATAAGCAAAAGAGCTCAGCAACAGATATATGCTGGGCAGAAATGAAAATCCCAGAAGAAATGATAAGGCATCCGGGTTCTGCTAACGTCACAATACGGTACGACAATTTTGTATTGGACATACACGAAAAGACTGATCTTCAGTTGCTAGCAGCAGTGTTAAAAACACTGCGTTCAACATGTTAG
- the tnpB gene encoding IS66 family insertion sequence element accessory protein TnpB, with product MLGGFTQGAEHIYIACNSTDFRKQIDGLVAIVNLQLKLDPFSDRCAFIFCNKRKNSY from the coding sequence ATGTTAGGTGGATTTACTCAGGGAGCTGAACATATCTACATCGCCTGCAATTCCACAGATTTTCGGAAGCAGATTGATGGATTGGTGGCAATTGTAAACCTACAGCTTAAACTCGATCCATTTTCAGATAGATGTGCTTTCATCTTCTGCAATAAAAGAAAAAACAGCTATTAA
- the tnpB gene encoding IS66 family insertion sequence element accessory protein TnpB, whose protein sequence is MLSSSAIKEKTAIKVLRYDKNGFILASKKLLEGMKFQWPKSPSEVKEITFQQMEWLFQGLDIEQKKAHYHVEMSAGKTCY, encoded by the coding sequence GTGCTTTCATCTTCTGCAATAAAAGAAAAAACAGCTATTAAAGTTTTGAGGTATGATAAAAATGGGTTTATCCTTGCCAGCAAAAAGCTGCTGGAAGGAATGAAGTTTCAATGGCCGAAGAGCCCGTCGGAAGTAAAAGAGATTACATTCCAGCAGATGGAATGGCTCTTTCAGGGACTTGATATAGAACAAAAAAAGGCACATTATCATGTTGAAATGAGTGCCGGAAAAACCTGTTATTAG
- the tnpC gene encoding IS66 family transposase codes for MKQRRNWQRELFKEQKKITVPSYKRTARQPGVRAEMLANIPKEVEEYIIPPEENCFECGSELKVIGKKLIRTEVEFIPSKLKVVQVVQEVAKCTNCGNEGSENPKDHFQKAAVPTPVLPHSIATASIVAQVMYQKFAMGIPFNRQENDWYRMGLVLPRSNMANWTIRCSEEWLNPIYNRIHEELLKCEVLHMDETRIQCNKEEGKQASSDSFMWVMRSAACEEIKAAFFHYSRSRSGDVAKQLLQGFHGYLTTDAYSAYEKAIINADSASKVKREIKKRECYSKVLHEQ; via the coding sequence TTGAAACAACGCAGGAACTGGCAAAGGGAATTATTTAAGGAACAGAAAAAAATAACCGTTCCAAGCTACAAAAGAACTGCCAGACAGCCTGGTGTCAGAGCTGAAATGCTTGCAAATATTCCGAAAGAGGTGGAGGAATATATCATTCCTCCGGAAGAAAACTGTTTCGAGTGTGGATCAGAACTGAAAGTTATTGGTAAAAAGCTTATACGCACCGAAGTGGAATTTATTCCTTCAAAACTGAAAGTGGTACAGGTTGTCCAGGAAGTTGCTAAGTGTACCAACTGCGGAAATGAAGGTAGCGAAAATCCCAAAGACCATTTCCAGAAAGCTGCAGTTCCAACTCCGGTTCTGCCACATTCCATAGCAACTGCATCCATTGTGGCACAAGTCATGTATCAGAAGTTTGCAATGGGGATTCCTTTCAACCGGCAGGAAAACGACTGGTATCGTATGGGTCTGGTGCTACCAAGATCCAATATGGCAAACTGGACGATTCGGTGTAGTGAAGAATGGCTAAATCCGATTTACAACCGGATTCATGAGGAGCTTTTAAAATGCGAAGTCCTTCACATGGATGAAACAAGAATCCAGTGTAATAAGGAAGAAGGCAAACAAGCTAGCAGTGATTCTTTCATGTGGGTCATGCGAAGTGCAGCGTGTGAAGAGATCAAGGCAGCTTTCTTCCACTATTCCAGAAGCCGGAGCGGTGATGTTGCAAAGCAACTATTACAAGGGTTTCATGGATATCTGACCACGGATGCTTATAGTGCTTATGAGAAAGCAATAATCAATGCTGATTCTGCTTCGAAAGTTAAGAGAGAAATTAAAAAGAGGGAATGCTATAGCAAGGTTCTGCATGAGCAATAA
- a CDS encoding reverse transcriptase family protein, which yields MTDNSFDRDKSEEYRDNVKIMGKKEFTLHKMIEYGFWPKGLPTPFERQVNETPEQYQERQRLFLEYKKIADEISKLYKEKNEISQKLQELRKQYNSAWDEERIRKDIAQRIMKESKERREQRKKQRELEKERRFQAWQEKKAESIVFIGNGYSSMLHFKSGNQSKLANLGLPIINTDKELAEFIGVKYRILRFLAYHRDVVSMDHYHHYKIPKRKGGTRNIAAPKSILKGVQRKILEGILEKYACSTNFQSDNAHGFISDNAHGFIKGRSVVTGASTHIRNPDLVINMDIEDFFPTITFQRVRGMFVGFGYSGYIASLLAMLCTYCERMEIEINGKRKFVATTGRILPQGSPASPMITNILCLSLDKRLNGLAAKFGFKYTRYADDMSFSTKEASLSDAGKLCGLVSKIVADEGFKINYDKTRFLKKNNCQSITGIVINNEQLGVNKKWVKTLRAALYNARKAMANGKIPYETISEISGMAAWLKNVNEERYATIIKATHELIKEIQKSY from the coding sequence ATGACGGATAATAGTTTTGATAGGGATAAGTCAGAAGAATATAGGGATAATGTTAAAATTATGGGTAAAAAAGAGTTTACCCTTCATAAAATGATTGAATATGGGTTTTGGCCCAAGGGATTGCCTACCCCTTTTGAAAGGCAGGTAAACGAGACTCCTGAGCAGTATCAAGAGAGGCAGCGACTTTTTTTAGAATACAAAAAAATTGCAGATGAAATTTCAAAATTATATAAGGAAAAGAATGAAATAAGCCAAAAACTTCAGGAGCTAAGAAAACAATATAATAGTGCCTGGGATGAAGAGAGAATCCGCAAGGACATTGCACAGCGGATAATGAAAGAGTCCAAAGAACGCCGTGAACAAAGAAAAAAGCAGCGTGAACTTGAAAAGGAAAGAAGATTTCAGGCATGGCAGGAAAAGAAGGCGGAGAGCATCGTTTTCATTGGAAACGGTTATTCTTCAATGCTCCATTTCAAATCAGGAAATCAAAGCAAGCTGGCAAATCTAGGATTGCCCATAATAAATACCGACAAAGAACTGGCAGAATTCATTGGGGTAAAATACAGAATACTAAGGTTCTTGGCATATCACCGTGATGTTGTGTCAATGGATCATTACCACCATTACAAGATTCCTAAGAGAAAAGGCGGTACCCGCAATATAGCCGCACCCAAAAGCATTTTGAAAGGGGTTCAGCGGAAAATTTTAGAAGGCATCCTTGAAAAATATGCATGTTCTACAAATTTTCAATCTGATAACGCCCATGGATTCATATCTGATAATGCCCATGGATTTATAAAGGGAAGGTCTGTTGTAACAGGTGCAAGCACTCATATAAGAAACCCGGATTTAGTAATAAACATGGATATAGAGGATTTCTTCCCTACCATTACCTTCCAAAGGGTAAGAGGAATGTTTGTTGGGTTTGGCTACTCAGGGTATATTGCCTCACTTTTGGCGATGCTATGCACTTACTGCGAGCGTATGGAAATTGAGATTAACGGTAAAAGGAAATTTGTTGCTACGACAGGAAGGATACTACCGCAAGGCTCCCCTGCAAGTCCTATGATTACCAATATACTCTGCCTCTCATTGGATAAAAGACTTAACGGGCTGGCCGCAAAATTTGGATTTAAATATACCAGGTATGCAGATGACATGAGCTTCAGCACTAAAGAAGCATCGTTAAGTGATGCAGGGAAATTATGCGGCCTAGTTTCCAAAATAGTTGCAGATGAAGGCTTTAAGATAAATTATGATAAAACCAGATTTTTAAAGAAGAATAACTGCCAATCCATAACAGGCATAGTTATAAATAACGAACAGCTTGGAGTTAATAAAAAGTGGGTGAAAACACTAAGGGCTGCATTATATAATGCCCGCAAAGCAATGGCAAACGGGAAAATTCCCTATGAAACAATCAGTGAAATATCCGGAATGGCAGCTTGGCTTAAAAACGTTAACGAAGAAAGGTATGCGACCATTATAAAAGCTACACATGAGCTTATAAAGGAGATTCAGAAAAGTTACTAG